The Pyrus communis chromosome 2, drPyrComm1.1, whole genome shotgun sequence genome includes a window with the following:
- the LOC137724655 gene encoding uncharacterized protein translates to MMNLAKLDFVALDITRKNFLTWVVDTKIYLEARNLGETIKEENNASSQDRVKTMIFIRHHLDEELKSKYLMIKNLLALWNALRNRYNHQKTMKLCGETIIVEDMLEKTFSTFHDSNMLMQQQYRERGFTEYNQLISMLLVAEQNNELVMKNHQSRPIGYAPFPEVNTDSLEVPRHNSGSSLKIVNCHKGKAYMNNAPRNSEGACHKCGGNGHWANNCHTPKHLVDLYQASIKEKGVETNFLDQAKPIDIPDLVCDLSRQLNTTHLDVSDFIVERGNEVYWSD, encoded by the exons atgatgaacttggcaaaacttgattttgttgccctgGACATTACTAGGAAGAACTTTCTTACCTGGGTAGTAGATACCAAGATCTATTTGGAGGCAAGGAATCTTGGAGAAACAATCAAGGAGGAGAACAATGCATCTTCTCAAGATCGGGTGAAGACCATGATCTTTATCCGTCACCACCTTGATGAAGAACTAAAAAGCAAGTACCTAATGATTAAAAATCTGTTAGCTCTCTGGAATGCattgagaaacagatacaatcaccagaaaacg ATGAAACTCTGTGGGGAAACCATCATTGTAGAAGATATGCTAGAAAAGACTTTCAGCACCTTTCATGACTCAAACATGCTCAtgcagcagcagtatagagAGCGAGGTTTCACTGaatacaaccagctgatatctaTGCTCCTGGTagctgaacaaaacaatgagctcgtgatgaaaaatcatcagtccCGACCTATTGGATatgcaccattcccagaagtgaataCTGATTCCCTCGAA GTTCCAAGGCATAATTCAGGCTCGAGCTTGAAAATTGTGAATTGCCACAAAGGGAAAGCTTATATGAACAATGCTCCCAGAAACTCTGAAGGAGCTTGTCATAagtgtggtggcaatgggcactGGGCGAATAATTGTCATACCCCAAAGCATCTGGTAGATCTATATCAAGCGTCCATTAAGGAGAAAGGTGTCGAGACTAATTTTCTCGACCAGGCTAAACCAATAGATATACCTGATCTAGTGTGTGACTTATCAAGGCAGTTAAACACAACCCATCTAGATGTCTCGGACTTCATTGTGGAAAGGGGGAATGAAGTATACTGGTCCGACTGA